The genomic window GCAAAAAAAGAATTAACGATCGGCTTTTCTCAAGCAGGCACCGAGAGTAATTGGCGGAAAGCGCAAAATCAGTCCATCAAAGAAGCACTAGAAAAACAAAATTTTCAAGTCCTTCACCGAAATAGTTACTCTGATCCAAAACAACAGATCCAAGATGTGATGACATTTATCGCCTATCAAGTCGATATGATCGTGTTGTCTCCTATCGAAGAAACAGGTTGGGATTCTGTTTTGGAAGAAGCCAAAGAAGCGAATATCCCAGTCATCATCGTCGATCGTAACATCACAACGGAGAAACAAAATCTCTATTTGACCCATATTGGTTCAAGCTTCAAAGCACAAGGCAGCCGAGCTGGGCTCTATGTAACGAATCATTATCAGCAAAAGTCGCAGGAATCGATCCAAGTATTTGAGATACGTGGTTCAGAAAATACATCTCCTACTCGTTTAAGGTCGGACGGATTTTTAGAAACGATTGGACGTGATCCAAGAATCCATGTCACCCAAGTCATCAGCGGCGACTATATTCGATTGAAAGCCAAGGAACAATTCTCAAAAGCGATTGATGAGGGAAAATTAGACGGGATCGACGTCATTTACTCCCATAACGACGAAATGACATTAGGTGCTTTAGATGCCATGAAAGAAAAGAACCTTGAAAACAACTTCGTGATCGTCAGCATTGATGCGCAAAAAGAAATGATCGACCAATTAAAAAAAGGAAATGTCAATTGCGTCGTGGAATGCAATCCATTTATGGGAGAATTAGTCGCAAATACCGTCAAACGTTACTTCAAAAAGAAAGCGATTCCAGATGATATCTATGTTTCTGACACTGTTTTTTCAGATCAAAATGATTTTTCAACGATCCCGCCACGCGGCTATTAGGAGGAACACATGAAGAAAAATGAAAGCATCAAAGTCCTACTCCAACATACCAGTTGGCTGATGTTATCTTTAGCAATCGCACCTTTGATCATTAGTATTGCACTTTATACGCATTATCTATTTTCCTATGAGAAAAGTATCCATAATATTTCTATCGCCAATCAAATCGCCAGTACCGTCGAAGAAACCATTATCGAAGAGGCTTTGGGACTGACTTATGGACAGATCACTCCTGAAGAATTCCAAGATAGCAACCAAGTCAGTCGCATCAAAGAAGAAATCAGAGATATCAAGATCACCACTCAAAACTCTCAAGAACTGGCAACACTGAATATCGTTTTACGTTCACTGGACAACGTAACCGATTATTTAGATAAAATCATCGAGAACATCCAGCAAAAAAAAGCATTTGCAGAAAATCAAGCGCTGATGCTCCATGTCGAATCGGCGGTCAAACTCGCCCACGATATTTTACAAGACTTTGTTAAAATCGAAATCGATACGGCTTCTGTAAAAAGTGAAGAGGTTCGAAGTTCCTTAGTGATCCTCTCAACGATCGAAGTCATCATTATTGCATTGATTTTCTTATTGACGAGAAGGATCAATACAAAAATGATGTACC from Enterococcus sp. DIV1094 includes these protein-coding regions:
- a CDS encoding ABC transporter substrate-binding protein, with amino-acid sequence MKNNSFFILIAFCLFLTGCAFNANEPAKKELTIGFSQAGTESNWRKAQNQSIKEALEKQNFQVLHRNSYSDPKQQIQDVMTFIAYQVDMIVLSPIEETGWDSVLEEAKEANIPVIIVDRNITTEKQNLYLTHIGSSFKAQGSRAGLYVTNHYQQKSQESIQVFEIRGSENTSPTRLRSDGFLETIGRDPRIHVTQVISGDYIRLKAKEQFSKAIDEGKLDGIDVIYSHNDEMTLGALDAMKEKNLENNFVIVSIDAQKEMIDQLKKGNVNCVVECNPFMGELVANTVKRYFKKKAIPDDIYVSDTVFSDQNDFSTIPPRGY